From Elaeis guineensis isolate ETL-2024a chromosome 16, EG11, whole genome shotgun sequence, a single genomic window includes:
- the LOC105059595 gene encoding lon protease homolog 2, peroxisomal isoform X1 has protein sequence MSFRVEGMAEPVDLPSRLGILPFRNKVLLPGAIIRIRCTSPSSVMLVEQELWQKEEKGLIGVLPVRDTETAAVGSMLSPGVGNDSGERRLKGPADVLDSQKQDGKNPQELIHWHNRGVAARALHLSRGVEKPSGRVTYIVVLEGLCRFNVQELSARGTYYTARVSRLDMTKAELEQAERDPDLILLSRQFKATAMELISVLEQKQKTVGRTKVLLETVPVHRLADIFVASFEISFEEQLSMLDSVDLKVRLSKATELVDRHLQSIRVAEKITQKVEGQLSKSQKEFLLRQQMRAIKEELGDNDDDDDDMAALERKMQSAGMPPNIWKHAQRELRRLRKMQPQQPGYSSSRVYLELLANLPWQKGSEEHELDLRTAKERLDCDHYGLVKVKQRIIEYLAVRKLKPDARGPVLCFVGPPGVGKTSLASSIATALNRKFVRISLGGVKDEADIRGHRRTYVGSMPGRLIDGLKRVAVNNPVMLLDEIDKTGSDVRGDPASALLEVLDPEQNKTFNDHYLNVPFDLSKVIFVATANRVQPIPPALLDRMEVIELPGYTPEEKLKIAIKHLIPRVLDQHGLSSEFLQIPEAIVKIIIQRYTREAGVRNLERKLAALARAAAVKVAEQDCTVQLSKDVHQVTSSLLDARLAGGAEVEMEVIPMAVNGQEISDAFSSASVLVVDEAMLEKVLGPPRFDDREAAERVATPGISVGLVWTSFGGEVQFVEATAMVGKGDLHLTGQLGDVIKESAQIALTWVRARAADLKLSAAGEISLLENRDIHIHFPAGAVPKDGPSAGVTLVTSLVSLFSQRKVRADTAMTGEMTLRGLVLPVGGIKDKVLAAHRYGIKRVILPERNLKDLAEVPSAILAGMEPLLMLLKSSTLSSHPLLSPTSATCLLLYSKANPTPSYGCFCCCL, from the exons ATGTCCTTCCGAGTTGAGGGGATGGCGGAACCGGTGGATCTCCCGAGTCGCCTGGGGATTCTCCCCTTCAGGAACAAGGTCCTTTTGCCCGGTGCCATCATCCGAATCCGGTGCACTTCTCCGAGCAG TGTGATGCTGGTGGAGCAAGAACTGTGGCAGAAGGAGGAGAAGGGTTTGATCGGTGTGCTTCCTGTCAGGGACACCGAGACAGCAGCGGTTGGTTCGATGTTATCTCCAG GTGTGGGTAATGATTCTGGAGAGCGGAGACTGAAGGGTCCGGCTGATGTATTGGATTCGCAGAAGCAGGACGGAAAGAACCCGCAAGAGTTGATTCACTGGCACAACAG GGGAGTTGCTGCAAGAGCTTTACATCTTTCTAGAGGAGTGGAAAAACCAAGTGGAAGGGTTACATACATAGTTGTTCTTGAAGGCTTATGTAGGTTTAATGTTCAAGAACTCAGTGCAAGAGGAACCTATTATACAGCACGTGTCTCACGTCTTGACATGACAAAAGCTG AGTTGGAGCAAGCAGAACGGGACCCAGATCTTATTTTGTTGTCTCGCCAATTTAAAGCTACAGCTATGGAACTAATTTCCGTTCTGGAGCag AAGCAAAAAACTGTTGGTCGGACAAAAGTTCTTCTTGAGACAGTTCCTGTGCATAGGCTGGCAGATATATTTGTTGCTAGTTTTGAAATAAGCTTTGAGGAACAATTATCCATGTTGGATTCAGTTGACTTAAAAGTTAGGCTCTCAAAGGCAACTGAATTAGTGGATAGACATTTGCAG TCGATTCGTGTAGCAGAAAAAATAACTCAGAAGGTTGAGGGACAATTGTCAAAATCACAGAAAGAATTTCTCCTGCGTCAACAG ATGAGGGCTATAAAAGAGGAACTTGGTGATAATGATGACGATGACGATGATATGGCTGCTTTGGAAAGGAAAATGCAGAGTGCAGGGATGCCTCCTAATATCTGGAAGCATGCTCAAAGAGAATTGCG GCGACTGAGAAAAATGCAGCCTCAGCAACCTGGATATAGTAGTTCACGTGTGTACCTCGAACTTCTTGCCAATCTTCCTTGGCAGAAGGGCAGTGAAGAACATGAACTTGATCTCAGAACTGCCAAGGAGCGTCTTGACTGTGATCATTATGGTCTGGTCAAAGTTAAGCAGCGGATTATTGAATATCTAGCTGTTCGGAAG CTTAAACCTGATGCCCGAGGCCCAGTGCTTTGTTTTGTTGGCCCTCCTGGTGTTGGAAAGACATCATTGGCATCATCAATTGCAACTGCTTTGAACAGAAAGTTTGTTCGGATATCTCTTGGTGGTGTCAAGGATGAGGCTGATATCAGAGGTCATCGAAGGACATATGTGGGAAGCATGCCAGGACGCCTTATTGATGGATTAAAG AGGGTGGCTGTTAACAATCCAGTTATGCTGCTTGATGAAATTGACAAGACAGGTTCTGATGTTCGTGGAGATCCAGCATCAGCATTATTGGAAGTTCTTGACCCAGAACAGAACAAAACGTTCAATGATCA CTATTTGAATGTTCCATTCGACCTGTCAAAGGTAATTTTTGTTGCAACTGCAAATAGGGTTCAGCCTATTCCTCCagcactattagatagaatggaGGTCATTGAGCTTCCTGGTTATACACCTGAAGAAAAGCTAAAAATAGCAATCAAGCATCTTATACCGCGAGTTCTAGATCAGCATGGATTGAGCTCTGAATTTCTTCAGATCCCTGAG GCGATTGTGAAAATTATAATTCAGAGATACACTAGAGAAGCTGGTGTGCGGAATCTTGAAAGAAAATTAGCTGCCCTAGCTCGTGCAGCAGCTGTCAAGGTTGCCGAGCAAGACTGCACAGTTCAACTTAGCAAAGATGTGCACCAAGTGACAAGTTCACTACTGGATGCAAGACTTGCTGGTGGTGCTGAAGTTGAGATGGAAGTTATTCCTATGGCTGTCAACGGCCAGGAGATATCAGATGCTTTCTCAAGTGCCTCTGTCCTGGTTGTAGATGAGGCTATGCTGGAAAAAGTGCTTGGG CCTCCTAGGTTTGATGATAGAGAAGCCGCAGAACGTGTAGCAACTCCTGGCATATCAGTTGGGCTTGTCTGGACATCCTTCGGTGGAGAGGTTCAATTTGTTGAAGCCACAGCAATGGTGGGGAAGGGAGATTTGCATCTTACCGGACAACTAGGAGATGTTATCAAAGAATCAGCACAAATAGCTCTCACATGG GTAAGAGCAAGAGCAGCAGATCTGAAGCTGTCAGCTGCTGGTGAAATCAGTTTGCTGGAAAATCGAGATATTCATATACATTTTCCTGCTGGTGCAGTCCCGAAGGATGGACCATCAGCAGGAGTTACTTTGGTAACATCACTGGTATCATTGTTCAGTCAAAGAAAAGTCAGAGCAGATACTGCAATGACTGGAGAGATGACTCTGAGGGGCCTTGTGTTACCTGTTGGTGGTATCAAAGACAAG GTCTTGGCAGCACATCGGTATGGAATCAAGAGAGTAATTTTGCCTGAACGCAATTTGAAAGACTTAGCTGAGGTGCCATCAGCCATTCTTGCTGGCATGGAG CCTCTTCTTATGCTGTTGAAATCTTCAACTTTGTCCTCCCATCCTCTACTCTCTCCTACATCTGCAACCTGTTTGCTCCTATATAGTAAGGCTAACCCCACTCCATCATATGGTTGCTTTTGCTGCTGCCTATAG
- the LOC105059595 gene encoding lon protease homolog 2, peroxisomal isoform X2, protein MSFRVEGMAEPVDLPSRLGILPFRNKVLLPGAIIRIRCTSPSSVMLVEQELWQKEEKGLIGVLPVRDTETAAVGSMLSPGVGNDSGERRLKGPADVLDSQKQDGKNPQELIHWHNRGVAARALHLSRGVEKPSGRVTYIVVLEGLCRFNVQELSARGTYYTARVSRLDMTKAELEQAERDPDLILLSRQFKATAMELISVLEQKQKTVGRTKVLLETVPVHRLADIFVASFEISFEEQLSMLDSVDLKVRLSKATELVDRHLQSIRVAEKITQKVEGQLSKSQKEFLLRQQMRAIKEELGDNDDDDDDMAALERKMQSAGMPPNIWKHAQRELRRLRKMQPQQPGYSSSRVYLELLANLPWQKGSEEHELDLRTAKERLDCDHYGLVKVKQRIIEYLAVRKLKPDARGPVLCFVGPPGVGKTSLASSIATALNRKFVRISLGGVKDEADIRGHRRTYVGSMPGRLIDGLKRVAVNNPVMLLDEIDKTGSDVRGDPASALLEVLDPEQNKTFNDHYLNVPFDLSKVIFVATANRVQPIPPALLDRMEVIELPGYTPEEKLKIAIKHLIPRVLDQHGLSSEFLQIPEAIVKIIIQRYTREAGVRNLERKLAALARAAAVKVAEQDCTVQLSKDVHQVTSSLLDARLAGGAEVEMEVIPMAVNGQEISDAFSSASVLVVDEAMLEKVLGPPRFDDREAAERVATPGISVGLVWTSFGGEVQFVEATAMVGKGDLHLTGQLGDVIKESAQIALTWVRARAADLKLSAAGEISLLENRDIHIHFPAGAVPKDGPSAGVTLVTSLVSLFSQRKVRADTAMTGEMTLRGLVLPVGGIKDKVLAAHRYGIKRVILPERNLKDLAEVPSAILAGMEVHVAHIGSDLEMVIALSNLDHHIA, encoded by the exons ATGTCCTTCCGAGTTGAGGGGATGGCGGAACCGGTGGATCTCCCGAGTCGCCTGGGGATTCTCCCCTTCAGGAACAAGGTCCTTTTGCCCGGTGCCATCATCCGAATCCGGTGCACTTCTCCGAGCAG TGTGATGCTGGTGGAGCAAGAACTGTGGCAGAAGGAGGAGAAGGGTTTGATCGGTGTGCTTCCTGTCAGGGACACCGAGACAGCAGCGGTTGGTTCGATGTTATCTCCAG GTGTGGGTAATGATTCTGGAGAGCGGAGACTGAAGGGTCCGGCTGATGTATTGGATTCGCAGAAGCAGGACGGAAAGAACCCGCAAGAGTTGATTCACTGGCACAACAG GGGAGTTGCTGCAAGAGCTTTACATCTTTCTAGAGGAGTGGAAAAACCAAGTGGAAGGGTTACATACATAGTTGTTCTTGAAGGCTTATGTAGGTTTAATGTTCAAGAACTCAGTGCAAGAGGAACCTATTATACAGCACGTGTCTCACGTCTTGACATGACAAAAGCTG AGTTGGAGCAAGCAGAACGGGACCCAGATCTTATTTTGTTGTCTCGCCAATTTAAAGCTACAGCTATGGAACTAATTTCCGTTCTGGAGCag AAGCAAAAAACTGTTGGTCGGACAAAAGTTCTTCTTGAGACAGTTCCTGTGCATAGGCTGGCAGATATATTTGTTGCTAGTTTTGAAATAAGCTTTGAGGAACAATTATCCATGTTGGATTCAGTTGACTTAAAAGTTAGGCTCTCAAAGGCAACTGAATTAGTGGATAGACATTTGCAG TCGATTCGTGTAGCAGAAAAAATAACTCAGAAGGTTGAGGGACAATTGTCAAAATCACAGAAAGAATTTCTCCTGCGTCAACAG ATGAGGGCTATAAAAGAGGAACTTGGTGATAATGATGACGATGACGATGATATGGCTGCTTTGGAAAGGAAAATGCAGAGTGCAGGGATGCCTCCTAATATCTGGAAGCATGCTCAAAGAGAATTGCG GCGACTGAGAAAAATGCAGCCTCAGCAACCTGGATATAGTAGTTCACGTGTGTACCTCGAACTTCTTGCCAATCTTCCTTGGCAGAAGGGCAGTGAAGAACATGAACTTGATCTCAGAACTGCCAAGGAGCGTCTTGACTGTGATCATTATGGTCTGGTCAAAGTTAAGCAGCGGATTATTGAATATCTAGCTGTTCGGAAG CTTAAACCTGATGCCCGAGGCCCAGTGCTTTGTTTTGTTGGCCCTCCTGGTGTTGGAAAGACATCATTGGCATCATCAATTGCAACTGCTTTGAACAGAAAGTTTGTTCGGATATCTCTTGGTGGTGTCAAGGATGAGGCTGATATCAGAGGTCATCGAAGGACATATGTGGGAAGCATGCCAGGACGCCTTATTGATGGATTAAAG AGGGTGGCTGTTAACAATCCAGTTATGCTGCTTGATGAAATTGACAAGACAGGTTCTGATGTTCGTGGAGATCCAGCATCAGCATTATTGGAAGTTCTTGACCCAGAACAGAACAAAACGTTCAATGATCA CTATTTGAATGTTCCATTCGACCTGTCAAAGGTAATTTTTGTTGCAACTGCAAATAGGGTTCAGCCTATTCCTCCagcactattagatagaatggaGGTCATTGAGCTTCCTGGTTATACACCTGAAGAAAAGCTAAAAATAGCAATCAAGCATCTTATACCGCGAGTTCTAGATCAGCATGGATTGAGCTCTGAATTTCTTCAGATCCCTGAG GCGATTGTGAAAATTATAATTCAGAGATACACTAGAGAAGCTGGTGTGCGGAATCTTGAAAGAAAATTAGCTGCCCTAGCTCGTGCAGCAGCTGTCAAGGTTGCCGAGCAAGACTGCACAGTTCAACTTAGCAAAGATGTGCACCAAGTGACAAGTTCACTACTGGATGCAAGACTTGCTGGTGGTGCTGAAGTTGAGATGGAAGTTATTCCTATGGCTGTCAACGGCCAGGAGATATCAGATGCTTTCTCAAGTGCCTCTGTCCTGGTTGTAGATGAGGCTATGCTGGAAAAAGTGCTTGGG CCTCCTAGGTTTGATGATAGAGAAGCCGCAGAACGTGTAGCAACTCCTGGCATATCAGTTGGGCTTGTCTGGACATCCTTCGGTGGAGAGGTTCAATTTGTTGAAGCCACAGCAATGGTGGGGAAGGGAGATTTGCATCTTACCGGACAACTAGGAGATGTTATCAAAGAATCAGCACAAATAGCTCTCACATGG GTAAGAGCAAGAGCAGCAGATCTGAAGCTGTCAGCTGCTGGTGAAATCAGTTTGCTGGAAAATCGAGATATTCATATACATTTTCCTGCTGGTGCAGTCCCGAAGGATGGACCATCAGCAGGAGTTACTTTGGTAACATCACTGGTATCATTGTTCAGTCAAAGAAAAGTCAGAGCAGATACTGCAATGACTGGAGAGATGACTCTGAGGGGCCTTGTGTTACCTGTTGGTGGTATCAAAGACAAG GTCTTGGCAGCACATCGGTATGGAATCAAGAGAGTAATTTTGCCTGAACGCAATTTGAAAGACTTAGCTGAGGTGCCATCAGCCATTCTTGCTGGCATGGAG GTGCATGTTGCGCATATTGGATCTGACCTGGAGATGGTTATTGCACTGTCGAACCTGGATCATCATATTGCCTAG
- the LOC105059595 gene encoding lon protease homolog 2, peroxisomal isoform X4: MSFRVEGMAEPVDLPSRLGILPFRNKVLLPGAIIRIRCTSPSSVMLVEQELWQKEEKGLIGVLPVRDTETAAVGSMLSPGVGNDSGERRLKGPADVLDSQKQDGKNPQELIHWHNRGVAARALHLSRGVEKPSGRVTYIVVLEGLCRFNVQELSARGTYYTARVSRLDMTKAELEQAERDPDLILLSRQFKATAMELISVLEQKQKTVGRTKVLLETVPVHRLADIFVASFEISFEEQLSMLDSVDLKVRLSKATELVDRHLQSIRVAEKITQKVEGQLSKSQKEFLLRQQMRAIKEELGDNDDDDDDMAALERKMQSAGMPPNIWKHAQRELRRLRKMQPQQPGYSSSRVYLELLANLPWQKGSEEHELDLRTAKERLDCDHYGLVKVKQRIIEYLAVRKLKPDARGPVLCFVGPPGVGKTSLASSIATALNRKFVRISLGGVKDEADIRGHRRTYVGSMPGRLIDGLKRVAVNNPVMLLDEIDKTGSDVRGDPASALLEVLDPEQNKTFNDHYLNVPFDLSKVIFVATANRVQPIPPALLDRMEVIELPGYTPEEKLKIAIKHLIPRVLDQHGLSSEFLQIPEAIVKIIIQRYTREAGVRNLERKLAALARAAAVKVAEQDCTVQLSKDVHQVTSSLLDARLAGGAEVEMEVIPMAVNGQEISDAFSSASVLVVDEAMLEKVLGPPRFDDREAAERVATPGISVGLVWTSFGGEVQFVEATAMVGKGDLHLTGQLGDVIKESAQIALTWVRARAADLKLSAAGEISLLENRDIHIHFPAGAVPKDGPSAGVTLVTSLVSLFSQRKVRADTAMTGEMTLRGLVLPVGGIKDKVLAAHRYGIKRVILPERNLKDLAEVPSAILAGMEMVIALSNLDHHIA; encoded by the exons ATGTCCTTCCGAGTTGAGGGGATGGCGGAACCGGTGGATCTCCCGAGTCGCCTGGGGATTCTCCCCTTCAGGAACAAGGTCCTTTTGCCCGGTGCCATCATCCGAATCCGGTGCACTTCTCCGAGCAG TGTGATGCTGGTGGAGCAAGAACTGTGGCAGAAGGAGGAGAAGGGTTTGATCGGTGTGCTTCCTGTCAGGGACACCGAGACAGCAGCGGTTGGTTCGATGTTATCTCCAG GTGTGGGTAATGATTCTGGAGAGCGGAGACTGAAGGGTCCGGCTGATGTATTGGATTCGCAGAAGCAGGACGGAAAGAACCCGCAAGAGTTGATTCACTGGCACAACAG GGGAGTTGCTGCAAGAGCTTTACATCTTTCTAGAGGAGTGGAAAAACCAAGTGGAAGGGTTACATACATAGTTGTTCTTGAAGGCTTATGTAGGTTTAATGTTCAAGAACTCAGTGCAAGAGGAACCTATTATACAGCACGTGTCTCACGTCTTGACATGACAAAAGCTG AGTTGGAGCAAGCAGAACGGGACCCAGATCTTATTTTGTTGTCTCGCCAATTTAAAGCTACAGCTATGGAACTAATTTCCGTTCTGGAGCag AAGCAAAAAACTGTTGGTCGGACAAAAGTTCTTCTTGAGACAGTTCCTGTGCATAGGCTGGCAGATATATTTGTTGCTAGTTTTGAAATAAGCTTTGAGGAACAATTATCCATGTTGGATTCAGTTGACTTAAAAGTTAGGCTCTCAAAGGCAACTGAATTAGTGGATAGACATTTGCAG TCGATTCGTGTAGCAGAAAAAATAACTCAGAAGGTTGAGGGACAATTGTCAAAATCACAGAAAGAATTTCTCCTGCGTCAACAG ATGAGGGCTATAAAAGAGGAACTTGGTGATAATGATGACGATGACGATGATATGGCTGCTTTGGAAAGGAAAATGCAGAGTGCAGGGATGCCTCCTAATATCTGGAAGCATGCTCAAAGAGAATTGCG GCGACTGAGAAAAATGCAGCCTCAGCAACCTGGATATAGTAGTTCACGTGTGTACCTCGAACTTCTTGCCAATCTTCCTTGGCAGAAGGGCAGTGAAGAACATGAACTTGATCTCAGAACTGCCAAGGAGCGTCTTGACTGTGATCATTATGGTCTGGTCAAAGTTAAGCAGCGGATTATTGAATATCTAGCTGTTCGGAAG CTTAAACCTGATGCCCGAGGCCCAGTGCTTTGTTTTGTTGGCCCTCCTGGTGTTGGAAAGACATCATTGGCATCATCAATTGCAACTGCTTTGAACAGAAAGTTTGTTCGGATATCTCTTGGTGGTGTCAAGGATGAGGCTGATATCAGAGGTCATCGAAGGACATATGTGGGAAGCATGCCAGGACGCCTTATTGATGGATTAAAG AGGGTGGCTGTTAACAATCCAGTTATGCTGCTTGATGAAATTGACAAGACAGGTTCTGATGTTCGTGGAGATCCAGCATCAGCATTATTGGAAGTTCTTGACCCAGAACAGAACAAAACGTTCAATGATCA CTATTTGAATGTTCCATTCGACCTGTCAAAGGTAATTTTTGTTGCAACTGCAAATAGGGTTCAGCCTATTCCTCCagcactattagatagaatggaGGTCATTGAGCTTCCTGGTTATACACCTGAAGAAAAGCTAAAAATAGCAATCAAGCATCTTATACCGCGAGTTCTAGATCAGCATGGATTGAGCTCTGAATTTCTTCAGATCCCTGAG GCGATTGTGAAAATTATAATTCAGAGATACACTAGAGAAGCTGGTGTGCGGAATCTTGAAAGAAAATTAGCTGCCCTAGCTCGTGCAGCAGCTGTCAAGGTTGCCGAGCAAGACTGCACAGTTCAACTTAGCAAAGATGTGCACCAAGTGACAAGTTCACTACTGGATGCAAGACTTGCTGGTGGTGCTGAAGTTGAGATGGAAGTTATTCCTATGGCTGTCAACGGCCAGGAGATATCAGATGCTTTCTCAAGTGCCTCTGTCCTGGTTGTAGATGAGGCTATGCTGGAAAAAGTGCTTGGG CCTCCTAGGTTTGATGATAGAGAAGCCGCAGAACGTGTAGCAACTCCTGGCATATCAGTTGGGCTTGTCTGGACATCCTTCGGTGGAGAGGTTCAATTTGTTGAAGCCACAGCAATGGTGGGGAAGGGAGATTTGCATCTTACCGGACAACTAGGAGATGTTATCAAAGAATCAGCACAAATAGCTCTCACATGG GTAAGAGCAAGAGCAGCAGATCTGAAGCTGTCAGCTGCTGGTGAAATCAGTTTGCTGGAAAATCGAGATATTCATATACATTTTCCTGCTGGTGCAGTCCCGAAGGATGGACCATCAGCAGGAGTTACTTTGGTAACATCACTGGTATCATTGTTCAGTCAAAGAAAAGTCAGAGCAGATACTGCAATGACTGGAGAGATGACTCTGAGGGGCCTTGTGTTACCTGTTGGTGGTATCAAAGACAAG GTCTTGGCAGCACATCGGTATGGAATCAAGAGAGTAATTTTGCCTGAACGCAATTTGAAAGACTTAGCTGAGGTGCCATCAGCCATTCTTGCTGGCATGGAG ATGGTTATTGCACTGTCGAACCTGGATCATCATATTGCCTAG
- the LOC105059595 gene encoding lon protease homolog 2, peroxisomal isoform X3: MSFRVEGMAEPVDLPSRLGILPFRNKVLLPGAIIRIRCTSPSSVMLVEQELWQKEEKGLIGVLPVRDTETAAVGSMLSPGVGNDSGERRLKGPADVLDSQKQDGKNPQELIHWHNRGVAARALHLSRGVEKPSGRVTYIVVLEGLCRFNVQELSARGTYYTARVSRLDMTKAELEQAERDPDLILLSRQFKATAMELISVLEQKQKTVGRTKVLLETVPVHRLADIFVASFEISFEEQLSMLDSVDLKVRLSKATELVDRHLQSIRVAEKITQKVEGQLSKSQKEFLLRQQMRAIKEELGDNDDDDDDMAALERKMQSAGMPPNIWKHAQRELRRLRKMQPQQPGYSSSRVYLELLANLPWQKGSEEHELDLRTAKERLDCDHYGLVKVKQRIIEYLAVRKLKPDARGPVLCFVGPPGVGKTSLASSIATALNRKFVRISLGGVKDEADIRGHRRTYVGSMPGRLIDGLKRVAVNNPVMLLDEIDKTGSDVRGDPASALLEVLDPEQNKTFNDHYLNVPFDLSKVIFVATANRVQPIPPALLDRMEVIELPGYTPEEKLKIAIKHLIPRVLDQHGLSSEFLQIPEAIVKIIIQRYTREAGVRNLERKLAALARAAAVKVAEQDCTVQLSKDVHQVTSSLLDARLAGGAEVEMEVIPMAVNGQEISDAFSSASVLVVDEAMLEKVLGPPRFDDREAAERVATPGISVGLVWTSFGGEVQFVEATAMVGKGDLHLTGQLGDVIKESAQIALTWVRARAADLKLSAAGEISLLENRDIHIHFPAGAVPKDGPSAGVTLVTSLVSLFSQRKVRADTAMTGEMTLRGLVLPVGGIKDKVLAAHRYGIKRVILPERNLKDLAEVPSAILAGMEILLVKRIEDVLEQAFEGGCPWRQHSKL; encoded by the exons ATGTCCTTCCGAGTTGAGGGGATGGCGGAACCGGTGGATCTCCCGAGTCGCCTGGGGATTCTCCCCTTCAGGAACAAGGTCCTTTTGCCCGGTGCCATCATCCGAATCCGGTGCACTTCTCCGAGCAG TGTGATGCTGGTGGAGCAAGAACTGTGGCAGAAGGAGGAGAAGGGTTTGATCGGTGTGCTTCCTGTCAGGGACACCGAGACAGCAGCGGTTGGTTCGATGTTATCTCCAG GTGTGGGTAATGATTCTGGAGAGCGGAGACTGAAGGGTCCGGCTGATGTATTGGATTCGCAGAAGCAGGACGGAAAGAACCCGCAAGAGTTGATTCACTGGCACAACAG GGGAGTTGCTGCAAGAGCTTTACATCTTTCTAGAGGAGTGGAAAAACCAAGTGGAAGGGTTACATACATAGTTGTTCTTGAAGGCTTATGTAGGTTTAATGTTCAAGAACTCAGTGCAAGAGGAACCTATTATACAGCACGTGTCTCACGTCTTGACATGACAAAAGCTG AGTTGGAGCAAGCAGAACGGGACCCAGATCTTATTTTGTTGTCTCGCCAATTTAAAGCTACAGCTATGGAACTAATTTCCGTTCTGGAGCag AAGCAAAAAACTGTTGGTCGGACAAAAGTTCTTCTTGAGACAGTTCCTGTGCATAGGCTGGCAGATATATTTGTTGCTAGTTTTGAAATAAGCTTTGAGGAACAATTATCCATGTTGGATTCAGTTGACTTAAAAGTTAGGCTCTCAAAGGCAACTGAATTAGTGGATAGACATTTGCAG TCGATTCGTGTAGCAGAAAAAATAACTCAGAAGGTTGAGGGACAATTGTCAAAATCACAGAAAGAATTTCTCCTGCGTCAACAG ATGAGGGCTATAAAAGAGGAACTTGGTGATAATGATGACGATGACGATGATATGGCTGCTTTGGAAAGGAAAATGCAGAGTGCAGGGATGCCTCCTAATATCTGGAAGCATGCTCAAAGAGAATTGCG GCGACTGAGAAAAATGCAGCCTCAGCAACCTGGATATAGTAGTTCACGTGTGTACCTCGAACTTCTTGCCAATCTTCCTTGGCAGAAGGGCAGTGAAGAACATGAACTTGATCTCAGAACTGCCAAGGAGCGTCTTGACTGTGATCATTATGGTCTGGTCAAAGTTAAGCAGCGGATTATTGAATATCTAGCTGTTCGGAAG CTTAAACCTGATGCCCGAGGCCCAGTGCTTTGTTTTGTTGGCCCTCCTGGTGTTGGAAAGACATCATTGGCATCATCAATTGCAACTGCTTTGAACAGAAAGTTTGTTCGGATATCTCTTGGTGGTGTCAAGGATGAGGCTGATATCAGAGGTCATCGAAGGACATATGTGGGAAGCATGCCAGGACGCCTTATTGATGGATTAAAG AGGGTGGCTGTTAACAATCCAGTTATGCTGCTTGATGAAATTGACAAGACAGGTTCTGATGTTCGTGGAGATCCAGCATCAGCATTATTGGAAGTTCTTGACCCAGAACAGAACAAAACGTTCAATGATCA CTATTTGAATGTTCCATTCGACCTGTCAAAGGTAATTTTTGTTGCAACTGCAAATAGGGTTCAGCCTATTCCTCCagcactattagatagaatggaGGTCATTGAGCTTCCTGGTTATACACCTGAAGAAAAGCTAAAAATAGCAATCAAGCATCTTATACCGCGAGTTCTAGATCAGCATGGATTGAGCTCTGAATTTCTTCAGATCCCTGAG GCGATTGTGAAAATTATAATTCAGAGATACACTAGAGAAGCTGGTGTGCGGAATCTTGAAAGAAAATTAGCTGCCCTAGCTCGTGCAGCAGCTGTCAAGGTTGCCGAGCAAGACTGCACAGTTCAACTTAGCAAAGATGTGCACCAAGTGACAAGTTCACTACTGGATGCAAGACTTGCTGGTGGTGCTGAAGTTGAGATGGAAGTTATTCCTATGGCTGTCAACGGCCAGGAGATATCAGATGCTTTCTCAAGTGCCTCTGTCCTGGTTGTAGATGAGGCTATGCTGGAAAAAGTGCTTGGG CCTCCTAGGTTTGATGATAGAGAAGCCGCAGAACGTGTAGCAACTCCTGGCATATCAGTTGGGCTTGTCTGGACATCCTTCGGTGGAGAGGTTCAATTTGTTGAAGCCACAGCAATGGTGGGGAAGGGAGATTTGCATCTTACCGGACAACTAGGAGATGTTATCAAAGAATCAGCACAAATAGCTCTCACATGG GTAAGAGCAAGAGCAGCAGATCTGAAGCTGTCAGCTGCTGGTGAAATCAGTTTGCTGGAAAATCGAGATATTCATATACATTTTCCTGCTGGTGCAGTCCCGAAGGATGGACCATCAGCAGGAGTTACTTTGGTAACATCACTGGTATCATTGTTCAGTCAAAGAAAAGTCAGAGCAGATACTGCAATGACTGGAGAGATGACTCTGAGGGGCCTTGTGTTACCTGTTGGTGGTATCAAAGACAAG GTCTTGGCAGCACATCGGTATGGAATCAAGAGAGTAATTTTGCCTGAACGCAATTTGAAAGACTTAGCTGAGGTGCCATCAGCCATTCTTGCTGGCATGGAG ATTTTGCTTGTGAAGCGCATTGAAGATGTACTGGAACAAGCTTTTGAAGGCGGATGCCCTTGGAGACAACACTCTAAGTTATAG